In Quercus robur chromosome 11, dhQueRobu3.1, whole genome shotgun sequence, the sequence TTTGTCGAATTCTCTGAGTGTTTGTAATGGCTGGTGGGTCATCGAGTCTTGGTTTTTTGAGAAACGAGGTTGTTTTGGGGAAGATGTGGAGTCAGAGTGTGGTTGTAGAGAGTGTGAGAGTCAGAAATGTGGTCAAGGTGGTGGCTTTGCCAGTGTTGTGTAGAAAAAATAGGAGGGTTGTGGTGGCGAATGTTTCAAAATCAAACCCACTTGGTGAATCGCAGTCTGGTGTGGACTCTGTTTCGGTTACTTTGATTCAAATTTGTGTAAAATTGTTGATCTAAGGCAAATCTGAAAATGCAAGCACtgttttaaatttcaaactaGTTGAATCACAAATAGTGTCTGTTACTAATTGTGGATTTCTTTGAATCACATATAGTATTAGTTTTACTTTGATGCCAAACAAGTATGTTGAATGAGctactggtttttttttttaggaagtaCTGTTGTGGTATAACTAGTTCAATAATGGTCTAAGTTTGGTTTCAATGAGTTTATTTTCACATCATAAGAGAATGTACGACTTTACTTaaatttttacacaataaacaAAAGATACTGTTGAAAAAAAGCTCATTTAAACACAACCAGTTTCgcattttttatatatgcagagtgttgtgtttgtgtttatatgatatgagtttttttttttttttttaattgccttGTTCTTTTGCGGTGCATTTGCGTGCAGGTTAGGGTTCTCCACTCTCTAGATCACGCAAATGTACTCAAATTTTGTTCCTGGTAAGGCCTTATACGAATGCAGAAACACAGAATCTACTGTTGTTAGTACAGTTGCTTGCTGATTAGCCACTTGACTTGATGACTGCTTCTGAAATTTCagttttgttcttcattttgcaattattatcattattattataattgagATATGCAGAAATTGGGTGATTTTAAGCTACCTCACTTCTTCAATTACCCTCCATACTTCATGtaatcttcttctctctctttctatattTACTAATTATTTTGTGACATATCTTTTCAACATTGTGTTATTGaatcttatttttcatttggaaatTGTGATTCATTCTATTACATACCTTGGTTTATGTTTGTCAGCTTGCAGCCTGTAAGGGACACCCGTGAGAagcaggtacaatgttggaaggATCTTATTCTTGACTACTGTAGAACACAAAAGATATTTGTGATTGGACTGGAAGAagattttttgctattttcaaATTCTGCGATTGAAAGTAAgtcctttgtttttgttagtttcTAATCTGCTCattgaaatttgtgtttttgagtCCTAGAAACTGTTTGACATATCAGTACCCTATAAGCATGGCCATTGTACATTTTGCCTTTGAAATTGGCAGAATGCCCTGCATTCTAGTGGACGGACTTGTTATTTGTGCTTCAACTGTATTATTGTTCATTATTACTCAAGAAATTGCACTTCATTcataaaagttcaaattttttggCGTTCTGGTATTTTGGTGTGGAGCAGATCAGTTCTTCTCCATTTTGGAGGTTTTcctcttaaatatttttttcccaccTAGCAATAATTAATAAGTTAGTGAGGAGTGTTCCAAATTGAAGATGAAATCAAATTGGGGGTATCTTCTTccaaattgagttttttttttattcaataatagaATATGGTTATTGAGACCTGATTTTCAAATCGGTAGACTTGCTAAAAAAGATTTTTCATTCAGACACGTTAAACTAGGGAATCAAGAAACATTATAAGACGCATTAACTTTTTTTAAGGCTCCAAAATCTTTTGTTATTGGTTACATAAATTCTtgattaaaacaaaatagaaaccCAGCTATAATGAAATTGTCATCTTTTGTCAGAACTAAGGATTGCCCAAATTTGACTCTTTTAGAAAGTAGAAAGATGATTTTATAAGGGTTATATTCTTGTGTTTTATGGGTGGTACTCTTCTAGAAGAGTCTGGAATATTCAAGCGGTGAGGTGTCCCCACTAGCTGTCACCATCAAGAATATTCCGTATCAAATTGTTACCACCTTTCCTATGTAAGAAATACACAGTAAGAGGGCCAGCATCCAATATTTTTCTAGCTCATTATGTAAATATTCCTCCAGTATTATTTCTTTAATAGACACAAATTAAACTTCAAACAATAGTAGTAAACAATATTCACTGGCAAACACTGTTTGCTCTATTACCAAACTAGGAGAAAAAATATCTTTGCTAAATTAAGCTTATAAAGATTTACTTTCTGCATATGTGGGAGCTGATAATCAGATTAATTCAGCTGGCCCCATCTAAAAGGAATATCCTACCATGGGCACCTACTGTGGGGCATAGTGGTAATTTTTAGGGCTTTGGCCTTCATGAAGTATTATACCATATTGCTATTTTCCTGTGTTTCTGAAGCCATTATTTATAATTAACTACTGCTTGGTGATGATAATGGAATCTTTAAGATTTATAAATGCATGTGCGAATAGGTAATCTCTTGTGTCATTGAAAGTTGAAATAATAACTTAGGTTAATGTAAATGAGTAAATCCATCtttcatattattatatactatttGAATTATAGTtaagtaattaaattcaaaatttcctaAAAACTTAAGCtttttgggacaattggtaatttatcatgATATCAAAGCAAGAGGTCCCAAGCTTGATCCTTGTCTCCACTCTACCTTCcgtttaaaatattaaaaatcaaatgtgTTTGGCCTCACTTAGGGCCACCCATGGATGGGTGGGtgctgggggggggggggacagtTTAAGCTTTTTGTGACATTCCGTAATTTATCATATACTAATATTATAAAGAGAACCTCTTTAACCATAACTATCATGGTCATTATTGTTTCCTTTAGTAGCAATGCTAGTTCAGTTTATTATGAACTGTTTCTGTATTTATGCAGCAGCCTTTTTTTGGCATGTTTGGATATGGAGGACCTATTGCATCTATGCATCTGGGGAGGTATAGCCTCATGATCTCTCTCtcaccccccctcccccctcttcttctccttttagAGTAATTTCATATCCTGGTGTAGTAATGCCTCGGATTCATGTGTGCATAGTTTATTTGTTATCCTGAACTATGCATTATCCTGcactttattttttgataagtgcaCTATCATTACGGATGACTCATGTTTGAGAATCTTAAACGGTTCTgctgataatttttatttatttatttatttttattattatttaattttgagtttAAATGCTCTAATTTGCTCAATAGTTTTTTGAATAATATAGGGGTGTGGTTTAGATAGGGAATAATATTACTCTATAATCACTAATTATGTCATATAATTCTGGATATGAACTTGatattgaattgaataaattgcatattatccttttccttttcttcttttctgagGCAATAATTATAAGAGCAAAGAATAGCAGATCTACAAAGGCTTGAAAGAGTGAAGGatatgtgtgtgttaaaattaatgtgaaaatgttGCCTGGGAGTAAGTGTGTACAATCATAGGACATATACGTAAATAAAACAGACATAAGAATGTCTCAAGAGAGATTTTAAATACGAGGgtaatatatagaaaatttctGATATGGATAAGGCTTAATAGGATCAACATATTACTTAATTTATGCATTTTCTTACTCTTTTCCTACTAAAATAGGATTTACCATAATGAATCATAAAATGCTATATCTCCTGAAgttttttagaagaaagaaagaaatttcttTATTAGCATATTTACCTTGCAATATGgataaaatttaatgaaatgtaCATTAATTAGTATGGGCACTTCTAGTGGAGTGCCATTTCTTATTAGAAATGACATGAATTCACCAAGTTACCTGTTTTATGCCATTGGCAATGCTTTGGATGTGTACATAACTTCTAAATTCACTCTTGGTTGGG encodes:
- the LOC126707669 gene encoding uncharacterized protein LOC126707669 isoform X4, whose translation is MYSNFVPDMQKLGDFKLPHFFNYPPYFILQPVRDTREKQVQCWKDLILDYCRTQKIFVIGLEEDFLLFSNSAIETAFFWHVWIWRTYCIYASGENSTEMDFFSEYGDANKYKIQEVIGKGSYGVVCSAIDTCAGEKMAIKKIHDIFEHISDAARILHEIKLLRLLQHPVSCCSRSAVW